The Streptomyces rimosus genomic interval GCCGCCGCCCTGACCCCGGCCGCCGCCGGCCGCATGGTCCAACTGCCGCCCGGCGTGGACGAGAAGACGTTCCACCCCGGCTCGGGCGGCGACGAGGTACGGGCCCGCCTCGGGCTCGCCGAGCGGCCGGTCGTCGTCTGCGTCTCCCGGCTCGTGCCGCGCAAGGGACAGGACACCCTGATCGAGGCGATGCCGCGCATTCTGGCCGAAGTGCCGGACGCGGTGCTGCTCATCGTCGGCGGCGGCCCGTACGAGAAGCAGCTGCACGCGCTCGCCGTCGAGAAGGGCGTCGCGGACTCGGTGCGCTTCACCGGCTCCGTCCCGTGGGAGGAACTGCCCGCCCACTACGGCGCCGGGGACGTCTTCGCGATGCCGTGCCGGACCCGGCGCGGCGGCCTGGACGTCGAGGGCCTGGGCATCGTCTACCTGGAGGCGTCCGCCACCGGGCTCCCGGTCGTCGCGGGCGACTCCGGCGGCGCGCCGGACGCGGTGCTGGACGGCGAGACGGGGTACGTCGTCCCGGGCGGCTCCCCGACGGTGGCCGCCGAGCGCGTCATCGCCCTCCTGAAGGACCCGCAGGCCCGCCGCCGCATGGGCGAGCGCGGCCGGGCCTGGGTGGAGGAGAAGTGGCGCTGGGACCTGCTGGCGGAGCGGCTGAAGGCGCTTCTGTAAGCGGCATGCAACGGCGGTATGAGCGAAGGCCGGGCGGACTGGAGGAA includes:
- a CDS encoding glycosyltransferase family 4 protein, with product MDKTLIVTNDFPPRPGGIQAFLHSMALRLDPERVVVYASTWKRSQEGVAATARFDAEQPFPVVRDRTTMLLPTPRVTRTATALLRRHGCSSVWFGAAAPLGLMAPALRRAGARRIVATTHGHEAGWAQLPASRQLLRRIGEGTDTITYLGEYTRSRIAAALTPAAAGRMVQLPPGVDEKTFHPGSGGDEVRARLGLAERPVVVCVSRLVPRKGQDTLIEAMPRILAEVPDAVLLIVGGGPYEKQLHALAVEKGVADSVRFTGSVPWEELPAHYGAGDVFAMPCRTRRGGLDVEGLGIVYLEASATGLPVVAGDSGGAPDAVLDGETGYVVPGGSPTVAAERVIALLKDPQARRRMGERGRAWVEEKWRWDLLAERLKALL